Genomic segment of Vulpes lagopus strain Blue_001 chromosome 7, ASM1834538v1, whole genome shotgun sequence:
ATTGCCTTGTCATATAGATGGGAGATCTGAGGGCCTGTTAATGGCAGAGTCAGGACTTGGACCCATGCCTCCATGGGTATGGAGTTCTACACTGGTATTAAGATGTTTAAGAGTGAGAAAAAGGGGATGGGAATGGCATTCTGGGCAAAAGGAATGGCATGGACAAATGAAAACTTTAGGAGCGAGATGGGCTTGGTGGTGAGGAGGCCTAGGCCAGAAGGACAGAAGAATGGGAGAGGGCAGCGAGGTGGGCAGGGTGGAATCATGCAGGCCTCAATTACCAGACTGAGGTCCTGGGGGCCATGAGGAGCCATGGAgggtgtgtgagcaggggagggacacagTCCCATTCATAAGTTGTAATGACCCCTCTGGGGTTTGTGTGGGCTTCCCTGGGGGCTGAGCCTCGGAAGTCTTAGAGATCCAGTTTGGGGATCTTAGGGAATTCTCACCTCAAGGAACCCACTCACCCTGAGCCAGCAGCCTTGTCAGCCCTGCAGCGTTTATTGAGCATGGCCTAGACACTGACAGGAAGGTGACGATGGAGTTCACAAATTGACCTTGTTACCCCCATTCTGgggcctctcctcttccccttccagcAACTGAGGGAACTGAGAAGCAGAGTGGGGGCTGGAGAGGGAACTGCAGAACCTCTCTGGGGCCTCAGGGATGGTCCTTCCCTGTCCTCATTCCTCAGGTTTGGGAAGACTGAGGCCAGGGAAGAGCCAGAAGGCCGCAAGTCACCTAGAAGGCATCATGCTGGAGTTCGGGGCATCAAAGGCTCAGCACCCGGGGAACACATACTCCTCTTAGTCCAGCGGGCCCCGGTACATGGACTGCAGGTTGCAGTAGACAGGCTGGGAGGAATGGTCGGGGCCCTCGTAGTTCATGTAGAAGTCGCTGTCCTCTGATGAGTGAACCCTGTGGAGAAAGAGAGATGTGAGGGGAGGAAGGACTCAGAGGGTAGGCATGTCAGCTTTGAGAGGTAAAGAAAGTTCTGGGCGACTGAGTCCCTTCCTAcatttacatatgaggaaactgaggcacggggcaGTGTTCTCCCAGCCTCCCAACCTTCTCTGAGGAAAGGAGGTGGGGGCCAGAGATTTAGGGAAGATTCCATGGATTTAGCATTATAACACTGTGGTCCAAGGACCTCAAGCCCATAATcgaattattttcttccttaaagttGAGGCAGTTGctcatttttttactttaaaatctacactttggtttcttttcttttttaaaaaatttattttcttttaagattttatttatttatttatttatttatgagagagatagagagaggcaaagacataagcagaggcctcccacaaggagcccaatatgggacccgatcccggacccttgggatcatgccctgagccaaaggcagatgcccaaccactaagccacccaccatctaccctttttttttttttttttttttttttttttttttaattttttttatttatttatgatagtcacagagagagagagaggcagagacacaggcagagggagaagcaggctccatgcaccgggagcccgatgtgggattcgatcccgggtctccaggatcgcgccctgggccaaaggcaggcgccaaaccgctgcgccacccagggatcccatctaccctttttttaaaagatagactTCGGTTTCCTCTTGAAAAATCAGAAGCTCTAGTCACACCAGCCACATGAACCCAAGTGGCTAGAGCCAAACCAGTGTCCCTTCAGCTGGGAAATGTCTTTACTAGGTTCTCCGAAGCAACTGACTTTGCGGCCtcaatacagaaataaatttctgagtctcagtttccgcATTCATAGAATTGGTCTGGGAGGAGGTAGCTTCTTAGCAATGTCTAGCTATGTATGGTGGACAAGaactccacccccccaccccaaccccaccccctgccacgtCCAGGGGAAAAGCTCTCCTGCCTCTGGAACATCCTAACACTACCCTGGACTCCTCTGGTGACAAAGGCTACTTTGGGCAAGTGGAGTCTATCATTCATTCATGCTTTAGAATGAATCACTCCAAACACATAAATGCTCGTATAGGGATAGACAGGACTGGGAGTCAGGATCTGTTTCCTACCTCTGCTTCGGACTcaatgtgtgaccttgggcaagtccacCATCTGCCTCCCAGGGCCTCCGTTTGTACAAGGAAAATGTATAGTGGGAATGGCAGATCCAATTCTAAACAATGTTTTTGGAGGAGACTGGTCCTGAGGCTTTGGTGACAGCGAGGCAGAGGGGAGCATCACAGCACGAGCTGCCTTAGTGGGTCTAATTAGTGCCTTCAACTCCCTCCTGCGGACCACTTCTGCTTTTGAGCCGTATTTGCATCTGTTTTGCATATTCTCCTATTTCTCACCAACAGcttccccccagcctccccacttTGTGGATTTCCCTGCCCACACCCATCCATGACCCTGTTCCATTCCTGCTCAGATTCCCTCAGCTCTAATGTTTTGCCTTCTCAAAACCGATTCACAGAAGATTCTCCATTCTCCTCCACCTCCAGGCCTTTGCCCCGGCCTGTGCTGTCCCCTGCAATTCCTTTCATTCCCTTATCCAACCTGGAAAAGTTGAAGCCATCCATCTAATTCCAGCCAAATCTAGAGGTGTCAGgctttggggggggtggggacacagCTTTCTTAGCATCTCATGTGTCAAAGGGACAtgtggaggggcgcctgggtggctcagtggttgagcgcctgcctttggctcaggtcatgatcccggggtcctgggattgagtccccacatcgggctcgccacagggagcctgcttctccctctgcctgtgtctctgcctctctctgtgtgtctctcatgaataaataaataaaatcttttaaaaaaacagagggaCCTGTGGGAGGGGAGCCATCCCCACTGTATAAAGActgaaacagaggctcagaaatagccctgggtcacacaggatCTGAGCCTAGACCACTGACTATTGTTGCAAAGCCCCTACTCTGCCTGGAACActtgcctcctctctccccatACTGGGCAACCAGAAACTCAGTTTGTGGGTCAGGAAGGAAAATACTTGTCTCATGTACAGGAACTCACTTAATTCTTATCCCAACTCTGTGAGGTGGGgctgttattattcccattttacaggtgagaaaacggAGGCCCTGAGGTAAAActacttgcccaagatcacacagactACAACAGGTAGCCCAGGGGTTTGAACCCCGGCTATCTGGTTCCAGAGTCTTGGAGGCAGGTGTGAATCACTCACCCATGTTCAGCCCACTGGTGCCCGGCATCTGGCTGGCCCACAAACACATTCTCATAGTCGGGTGTGGAGAGTCTGGGCTGGGCAGCCGCCGGGGGCTTAGGGCTGAGGCCCCGGCTACTGTACCTTGGCTGCTTGCCAGCCACAGACCTAGAACCATCCTGAGCAGCCCATGTTTTGTCCAGGTCCCGGGGACTGGCCATCCAGCGTCCCCGAAGTCTCCAGGCCAGAACTAGGCCAGCAATGGTGAGCACGAGGAGCAGGGTTCCACTGGCCACCAGTGCCACGATGGTCAAGGACAGGCCAGAGGAGCAGCTAACTGCCAGGAAGGCAGACACATTGTGCCAGGCACCAGTGGCTGTGTCCTGGCACTTCGGAGGCTCTTGGCCAGAGCAGTTGTTCTGTCGGACCTGGTGCCAGGAATTTAGGACACAGCTGCAGTCAGCCTTCAGGTCAAGTTGACAGAGCATAGCCAGGTCCGGGTCCACGCGGTCCAGTGAGTTGTTTGTCACATCTAGGACCTGCAGCTTTTCCAGGAGTTTAAAGAAGAGCAATGGTAGCTCTTGAAGATTGTTGCCAGACAGGTCAAGGTAAACCAGGTTCCTGGCCTGCAGAGACTGGTTCTGGGGCAGTCTGAGGCCTTGACCACTGAAATTCAGGCATGTGGCCGTGAACTCCATGGTCCAGTTCACGTCCCCGGAGGACACGTTGCAGGAAAGGGCTTGGCTGCCTGGATTCTGCAGCAGCAGTGGCAACAGCAGCATCCACACCAGGGAGCCCTCCATTCAAGCAACCTAGACAGAGAGACACCAGAATCTAAGCCCAGACCTTAGCTTGTGGTCGCCTCGCCCTCACCGCTGGTGTTGTATTATTGTCATTGTCGTCGTTGTTGTCTCAGAGTGGCTCAGGCTTCTTCTGAAATGGTACAACGCAGGCCCTCACTTGCCGCCTCCCTGGCTGGCTCCGGCCTCTGCCTCGGTCGCCCCCTCTGGGGAATGGGTACAGAATCCCAGTGCCCGCCGGTCCTGGGAGGCCAGAAGACCCGGCCCAGTCATCCCCTCCGCTTCTCCCAGAGGAGCCCCTTCGGGTCAATTCGCCCATTCCCCTCAAGcgtgtccccccccacccccacgcccgaATATTTTGGGCGCCCTCATTGGCCAAAAGGAGACAATATGCAAAATAAGCGGTTGCCCCCGGAAACGGCGGGGTCACCGCCCGCTAATTCTTTCTCCCTGGACTGCGGGGTGCTGCGGGTCTTGGGCTGGGGTCGGACGCGGCTGCTGAAAGGAACCCCCTCCGATCTGGCTTGAGGTCTCTGAGGTCTCTGCCCCGACCCCGGTTCTAGTGCCCCGGTCCTACCTTTCGGGTCCCACCGCCACGCTGTTGCCTGGGCGGCGCGGGAGCTCCTGGAGCTCACCTGGACGCGGGGGCCGAGGTGGTCAGCACCCGCCTCGGATCCGCGTGGCCCGGGGCGCTCCTCGGCTCAGGATCTGCACCCAGCGACTCAGGGGAAGAGGAACTGGTGTCCGGGTGCAATGCTGAGGGGAAGAATGAAGACACAGAGACCCGCCCCCCTTCCCGGCCTCAGGCCCGGGATTCTcacgggagggggaggggcgacCTGCTTCTCTGTTGCTGGAACCCAGAGACTGCATGTCCCCCATTAACACCCCGACAGACTGCTACCTCATCAACTCGCTTCCTGGTTGTCAGCTCAAATTGAGGCCCAACCCACGCATTCGTATGTTCGTTCATTCAACTAGCGCCGGTGCTGGACTTCCAGAAGGCCTGAGTGTGGCCGGGTTCTGGTGGAGCACCCAGTCTTCAGAGAGGTCACAGGgggacacagacacacccagTCCAGTGGAGTCAGGTCAGGTCAGAGGGAGCGACAGAGTccaggaaggcttcttggaggaggaagCATTAGGATTGGGGCTTCAACACGCGAGTAGAGTTTTGTCAAGGATTCCCAAAACCATGCCTTTGACTCTCCAAGCTGCTAGCCTCCCCCACAGACTCAGAGCTCCTGCTCCATACAGCGCTGCCTCCCTGCTGGAGGGGGCTGTGAGGAGGGttccctggggaaggaaacattgAGTCTGGGGCTTGGAGGATGAGTCACAGGAGCTGGCAGAAACAAATGCATGGCAGATTCCAGGCAGAAGTCACAACAGGAGCAGAGGCCCTGCAGTCATGGCTGGGTGGGTCAGTGTGTTTAAGAGTGGAGTGGCTGGAGTGGGCAGACCAAGAGGAGGAACTGGTggtgtgggcagggggtgggcagtgCAGGCCTCAGAAGCCAGGCTAAGGAGTGGGGCATTATTCCCAGGACCATGGGGAACCAAGGATGACATGTGAGCAGTGGAGGGGTGTCGTGTCAAAATATtcccccaggcagcccaggtggctcagtggtttagcgctgccttcagcccagggcctgatcctggagacccgggatcgagtcccacgtcgggctccctgcatggagcctgcttctccctctgccgctctctctctctctctctctctctctctctctctcattaataaataaataaaatctttaaaaagaaaatattccccCAGAGTGAACCAGTCTTAGAAGTGGGGGACCTGCGGAAGAGGCCAGAgttccagaggaggaggaggggtgcctgagtcAGACCCAGAAGATAATAACAAGAGTAGATTAAGAAGGATGGGCTAGGAGAGGGTCTCAGCCTCACAGGGGTATCCTGGTGTCAGGAAGACCAGGTTCGAATCCATTCCAGACCCTGGCCCACTGTGCAACTttaaccactctgtgcctcagtttccacatcggTAAAATGGGATAAATGCTAAGAGCCTTCTCCTTGACTGTGGGAAGCTACAGTTCACTCCCTGGTGCTTTCTGGTCTCGTCAAACTGTGCCCCTTTCCATCTTCAAACTCAGAGGAATGACCAAAGGTTTTGAACTGAGACTATAGAAAGTTGAAAATTGTTGCTTCAACACACTCAAAagtactcattctctctctctttttaaaaagattttattgatttaacaATAGAGACAGAGCACAGTGaggagggggtggcaggcagagggagagggagaagcaggctctgagctgagcagggagcccaatgcagggcttgatcccaggacccccggaccatgacctgagctgaatgcagatgcctaactgactgagccacccaggagccccaatggtacagaaaaattgcaaatcaCAACTCTGTGGTACCAGTGCCATTTATTTTCTGCTGTCAGATTGGCAAAACTTCAAAAGGATGCTAATGTTCGGCAGGGCTGCGGGAGCATCTGTGGCGCTGTCCCAGAGGAAGGTATGCTGACACAGGCCACTGGAGTTACAAACACTTGTCCCTGCTGACCCAGCCTCCCACTTCTGGGATGCTCCTGAATAATTCATGTTCACAAAATGACAAGGGCAGGAGGGGCATGAGCTAACTGATGAGTGGGTAAACAAAACGCGGCGCATCCATACAGcagaatgttactcagccatagaaaggaaCGAAGCCCTGATACCAGCTACATCGTGGATGAACATTGAAAACATCATGAAGAGTGAAagcagccagtcacaaaaggccacatagcCTGTGATTCTATTGATATAAAACGTCCAGAACAGGTGAATCCTTAGAGATAGAAAGccgactggtggttgccaggagctggggggagggccTATTCAGGGGAATGGGGTTTCCATTTGGGGCAAcggaaatgttctggaactagatgtAGGTGGTGCTTGCAAAACACTGTAAATGTACTAAAAtctcactgaattgtacactcaaaaaatggctaaaatggtagaTTTTGTGCGAAGTGTATTTTGAACAATTTAAAACAGGAGGGAAGGCAAAAAGATGGCAGAGCTAAGAGATGATTCATTGCATG
This window contains:
- the LRRC25 gene encoding leucine-rich repeat-containing protein 25; the encoded protein is MEGSLVWMLLLPLLLQNPGSQALSCNVSSGDVNWTMEFTATCLNFSGQGLRLPQNQSLQARNLVYLDLSGNNLQELPLLFFKLLEKLQVLDVTNNSLDRVDPDLAMLCQLDLKADCSCVLNSWHQVRQNNCSGQEPPKCQDTATGAWHNVSAFLAVSCSSGLSLTIVALVASGTLLLVLTIAGLVLAWRLRGRWMASPRDLDKTWAAQDGSRSVAGKQPRYSSRGLSPKPPAAAQPRLSTPDYENVFVGQPDAGHQWAEHGVHSSEDSDFYMNYEGPDHSSQPVYCNLQSMYRGPLD